Proteins encoded within one genomic window of Pseudalkalibacillus sp. SCS-8:
- a CDS encoding S8 family serine peptidase yields MKSCRQIYSILMVVVLMIGLSLPANIVGAETTTAQGPTTMDQHLLEEMKHNTGLINVIVTFHGEGAPTDENVNLLKSVGIETGITMQSLPIAGVLATSDQINTLSKDSDVRSLYLNRKVEFYNGDATELTGVKKARKDKDMQKENGGFPVSGKGVGVVVNDSGVDGTHPDLKLGKNLVQNVLATTNMAKTTGLTPIVYQEDVVNTDTNSGHGTHVAGTVGGTGAASSGLYEGVAPGADLIGYGSGGGVLILDLVGGFDYAITNQSQYNIRVITNSWGSNDDFFVDDPVNVATKDCFDRGITVLFAAGNAGPDEDTHNPYAKAPWVISVAAGVKDGTLADFSSRGTRGVSETFEVDGETWTWKDQPTVTAPGVDIISARTLSPVGVIRTNKDIDNIPAAYLPYYTMLNGTSMATPHVAGIVALMLEVNPSLSPAEIKDILNKTATNIPGREAYEVGAGYVNAYNAVNLALDPMKDYGSTINKDNTFHAFSTIDVIRENYEMDYGPTESNETTFTVQENQAQLVAKMYADGDTFTEEGGNPLVFTITDPNGEEYESGFNPTYSIDLVNTITVDQPVAGEWTLKVSAYPGAAVPEKVVGTLTQRTASTITGLGDIEGHPAEDAIKLGINERLFDAKSDGLFYADDLLTRKDLANYLVMGAGIRQVEKKTDEAYVEAVVTKGAALKGEYTKDGVMKLDESNTFNGSGDVTRAELAYSLVQSLGMQDEAQGFEGEVSVAYKGERLTITDGESIPNDLKGYVQLALDLGILNAYYTSTQGPYDKEPTIQASFNPTKEVTRGDFAVAMTRFFNNY; encoded by the coding sequence TTGAAATCATGTAGACAGATCTATTCCATACTCATGGTGGTAGTCTTGATGATCGGCCTCTCATTACCTGCCAATATCGTTGGGGCGGAAACAACAACGGCGCAAGGGCCTACCACAATGGATCAACATCTATTAGAGGAAATGAAACACAATACTGGATTAATTAATGTTATTGTCACGTTCCATGGGGAAGGTGCGCCTACTGACGAAAATGTGAACCTTCTGAAGTCGGTCGGTATTGAGACGGGCATCACCATGCAATCCTTACCGATTGCTGGAGTGCTAGCAACTTCTGATCAAATCAATACGTTATCAAAGGATTCAGACGTCCGTTCTTTATATTTGAACCGAAAAGTGGAATTTTACAATGGCGACGCTACAGAGCTAACGGGTGTAAAGAAGGCACGTAAAGATAAAGACATGCAAAAAGAAAATGGGGGCTTTCCTGTTTCAGGTAAAGGAGTAGGGGTCGTTGTGAATGACAGCGGGGTTGATGGGACTCATCCAGACTTGAAGCTAGGGAAGAATCTTGTTCAGAATGTATTAGCAACGACCAATATGGCAAAAACAACTGGACTAACACCAATTGTCTATCAGGAAGATGTTGTGAATACCGATACAAATTCAGGTCATGGAACGCACGTTGCTGGAACGGTCGGTGGAACGGGAGCAGCTTCTTCTGGATTATATGAAGGTGTCGCACCAGGTGCTGATCTCATTGGATACGGATCCGGAGGCGGTGTATTGATTCTGGATCTAGTCGGTGGATTTGACTATGCCATAACGAATCAAAGTCAATATAACATTCGAGTAATCACGAACTCATGGGGATCAAATGATGATTTCTTCGTTGATGATCCGGTCAATGTCGCCACAAAGGATTGCTTCGACCGTGGCATAACCGTTTTGTTTGCTGCTGGGAATGCAGGACCTGATGAAGATACCCATAACCCTTATGCAAAAGCACCATGGGTGATTTCAGTGGCTGCAGGTGTGAAAGACGGAACACTCGCTGATTTCTCTTCTCGCGGAACAAGAGGGGTCAGTGAAACCTTTGAAGTCGATGGTGAGACGTGGACGTGGAAAGATCAGCCGACTGTAACAGCACCAGGAGTAGATATCATTTCTGCTCGTACGCTATCACCAGTTGGAGTCATAAGAACGAATAAAGACATCGACAATATCCCGGCCGCATATCTTCCGTACTATACAATGTTGAATGGTACATCGATGGCGACGCCTCACGTTGCAGGAATCGTTGCTTTGATGCTGGAAGTTAATCCAAGCTTATCACCTGCAGAGATTAAAGACATACTCAATAAAACAGCTACCAATATACCTGGAAGAGAAGCATATGAAGTCGGGGCAGGCTATGTGAATGCGTATAATGCAGTGAACTTGGCATTGGATCCAATGAAGGATTACGGGTCAACAATTAATAAGGATAACACCTTCCATGCGTTTAGCACGATTGATGTTATCCGTGAAAACTATGAAATGGATTACGGTCCAACAGAATCAAATGAGACAACATTTACCGTCCAAGAAAACCAAGCACAATTGGTTGCGAAAATGTATGCAGATGGTGATACCTTCACTGAAGAAGGAGGAAATCCGCTCGTTTTCACGATAACGGATCCGAATGGTGAAGAATATGAATCAGGCTTCAACCCTACGTACAGTATCGATCTTGTTAACACGATCACAGTCGATCAACCTGTTGCTGGGGAATGGACGCTGAAAGTCAGTGCGTATCCAGGGGCTGCTGTTCCGGAAAAAGTTGTCGGTACACTCACCCAGCGAACGGCAAGTACGATAACAGGTTTGGGTGATATTGAAGGACATCCAGCTGAGGATGCCATCAAGCTAGGCATAAACGAAAGACTCTTTGACGCGAAATCAGATGGATTATTTTACGCGGACGATTTACTAACACGAAAGGATCTCGCCAACTATCTCGTAATGGGAGCTGGAATCCGACAGGTAGAGAAGAAAACGGATGAAGCATATGTGGAAGCCGTAGTTACAAAAGGGGCAGCGTTGAAAGGTGAATACACGAAGGATGGTGTCATGAAGTTGGATGAATCGAACACGTTCAACGGTTCAGGGGACGTAACGCGTGCAGAGCTTGCTTATTCCCTTGTACAAAGCTTAGGGATGCAGGATGAAGCTCAAGGCTTCGAAGGTGAAGTTTCTGTCGCCTATAAAGGAGAGCGGCTCACAATTACCGATGGGGAAAGCATTCCAAATGATCTGAAAGGGTATGTTCAGCTTGCTCTTGATCTTGGAATTTTGAATGCTTATTATACATCGACCCAGGGACCTTATGATAAGGAACCTACAATCCAGGCATCCTTCAACCCGACTAAAGAAGTAACACGAGGAGACTTTGCCGTTGCAATGACCCGCTTCTTCAATAACTATTAA
- a CDS encoding MarR family winged helix-turn-helix transcriptional regulator, with the protein MKAEDLNKYWTDIYFCLHYAHEDKITHQAIRILQLVEKKQRIGINDISTYLKVSHNTASEHVKRNIEKKYLIKERDPADERRVILKLTELGKEVLERNTSLDKDKLQTILNRMTSEEEAMVEAAFKLLKDRADHVHHR; encoded by the coding sequence ATGAAAGCAGAGGACTTGAACAAGTATTGGACGGATATCTATTTTTGTTTGCATTATGCTCATGAAGACAAAATCACGCACCAAGCCATCCGGATTCTTCAATTAGTAGAAAAGAAGCAGAGGATCGGTATAAATGACATTTCAACTTACTTGAAGGTCTCACATAATACCGCGTCAGAACATGTAAAGCGTAACATTGAAAAGAAATACCTCATTAAGGAAAGAGATCCTGCTGATGAAAGAAGAGTCATTTTGAAGTTAACAGAATTGGGAAAAGAAGTTCTAGAGCGGAATACAAGTCTTGATAAGGATAAATTGCAGACGATATTGAATCGAATGACCTCAGAGGAAGAAGCAATGGTGGAAGCGGCTTTTAAATTATTAAAGGATCGAGCAGATCATGTACATCATCGTTAA
- a CDS encoding DUF4269 domain-containing protein: protein MKNGNEHQRKAYEAIRELNIMKDMKAYSPVLCGTLPIGINVKGSDLDIILEVYDLKTCEEQMIHLYGDKKDFTIKRLSIRNREIIKANFFFKGFEFELFGQAQPVHKQYAYLHMIIEHELMKRDTQLKSMIIDFKERGYKTEPAFCEVLGLAGDPYEELIAFGVREGLIHSN, encoded by the coding sequence TTGAAAAACGGTAATGAGCACCAGCGAAAAGCGTATGAAGCCATTCGAGAGCTGAATATCATGAAGGATATGAAGGCATATTCCCCGGTATTGTGCGGTACGTTGCCGATTGGTATCAATGTAAAGGGATCGGATCTAGACATCATTTTGGAAGTATATGACCTGAAAACATGTGAAGAACAAATGATTCATCTTTATGGAGACAAAAAGGATTTTACGATAAAACGGCTTTCGATTCGTAACAGGGAAATCATAAAGGCGAACTTTTTCTTCAAAGGTTTTGAATTCGAGCTTTTCGGTCAAGCTCAACCTGTACATAAACAGTATGCATATTTACATATGATCATTGAACATGAATTGATGAAAAGAGATACTCAGTTGAAATCAATGATAATTGATTTTAAGGAAAGGGGATATAAAACTGAGCCTGCATTTTGTGAAGTTTTAGGTCTAGCAGGCGATCCTTATGAAGAACTGATTGCCTTTGGGGTAAGAGAAGGTCTGATTCATTCCAATTGA
- a CDS encoding general stress protein — MHKKIVGGVFSRVEDTERAIRELREHGFGADEISVFAKDKHKVNVIEDETDINTTSHKGGRGKNAGKGAGLGAVSGGALGGIAGLVTGLGLLAIPGIGQLAAAGPLAAALSGAGIGAGGGGIVGAFVGAGMPEKEAKQYEQYLKDGKTIVAVEADEEREEKVYQTFLSNKTENRSMYPNTVTNRESSYSSRS; from the coding sequence ATGCATAAGAAAATTGTTGGAGGCGTATTCTCTCGTGTAGAAGATACGGAAAGAGCAATCAGAGAATTAAGAGAACACGGATTTGGAGCTGATGAAATATCCGTCTTTGCGAAGGATAAACATAAAGTGAACGTCATAGAAGATGAAACGGACATTAACACGACATCACATAAAGGTGGACGCGGTAAAAATGCTGGTAAAGGAGCTGGATTAGGTGCAGTATCTGGCGGTGCGCTCGGGGGCATTGCAGGATTAGTGACAGGTCTAGGACTGTTAGCGATACCTGGTATTGGACAGTTGGCCGCTGCAGGGCCTCTAGCAGCCGCTCTTTCCGGTGCAGGTATTGGAGCCGGTGGTGGCGGTATTGTCGGTGCCTTTGTAGGGGCTGGAATGCCAGAAAAGGAAGCAAAGCAGTACGAACAGTATTTGAAAGACGGCAAAACGATTGTAGCCGTAGAAGCAGATGAAGAGCGAGAGGAAAAAGTTTATCAGACCTTCTTATCAAATAAGACAGAAAACCGTTCCATGTATCCAAACACAGTCACAAATCGTGAAAGCAGCTATAGCAGTCGATCATAA
- a CDS encoding DUF3147 family protein: MYIIVKILVSALVIGLVTEIARRFPTYGGILAALPLVSLLSIIWLSIQGEGNMNLSKFALSVLWGFPATAVLLVIVYFSLKHSLHLYTAILLGLGGWMIFLFIQENVIHYVRTNLYG; encoded by the coding sequence ATGTACATCATCGTTAAGATACTCGTATCAGCTTTAGTTATTGGTCTCGTTACAGAGATAGCTAGACGTTTTCCAACCTATGGAGGAATTCTTGCAGCTTTGCCTCTTGTAAGCTTGTTAAGCATTATCTGGTTATCCATACAAGGGGAGGGGAACATGAATTTAAGTAAGTTTGCCCTAAGTGTTCTATGGGGATTTCCTGCAACAGCTGTTCTATTAGTTATCGTCTATTTTTCTCTTAAGCATTCCCTCCACCTTTATACAGCCATCCTATTAGGATTAGGCGGATGGATGATATTCCTGTTCATTCAAGAGAACGTGATTCATTATGTGAGAACGAATTTATATGGATAA
- a CDS encoding serine hydrolase: MIHKDRFEKADGQFGTIVYSLGKEEEVCSYNEDLCVPLASAGKIFIGLVIAERVEEGRIAWEQMLNNIAFDPKENSDILYPHLQKRTSLPLRTVVEVMLACHDNYLAKNMVDQLGGWKAFNNKITSVYQSVNLTSDPFEYDNRGSLKDVFSAMLKIYNGYKLKPELYEPIVNGLVRQSEGLGDIPKEHYSHMSGGLPDLLLDTGILGQFTESPYLYVIAGKDLPDRSEHHSADERVIDFLHEIYHEANKATC; encoded by the coding sequence ATGATACATAAGGATCGATTTGAAAAGGCAGATGGACAATTTGGTACCATCGTTTATTCACTTGGAAAAGAAGAAGAAGTCTGCTCCTATAACGAAGATTTGTGTGTACCGCTCGCTTCAGCGGGAAAGATTTTCATCGGATTGGTAATTGCCGAACGGGTAGAGGAGGGAAGAATCGCTTGGGAACAGATGCTGAATAACATCGCATTTGACCCAAAGGAAAACAGCGATATCCTTTATCCACACTTACAAAAGCGGACGAGTCTACCTTTAAGGACCGTCGTTGAAGTTATGCTCGCTTGTCACGACAATTATTTAGCAAAGAATATGGTTGACCAATTAGGCGGGTGGAAAGCATTCAATAACAAGATTACATCCGTCTATCAGAGTGTTAATCTTACATCCGATCCTTTTGAATACGATAATCGAGGATCCTTGAAGGATGTTTTTTCGGCTATGTTGAAAATTTATAATGGATATAAGCTCAAGCCTGAACTGTATGAACCTATCGTAAACGGACTGGTGAGACAATCGGAGGGACTCGGAGATATCCCGAAAGAACACTATTCCCATATGAGTGGAGGATTACCGGACCTTCTATTGGATACAGGGATTCTCGGTCAATTCACCGAAAGTCCTTACCTGTATGTCATCGCTGGAAAGGACCTACCTGATCGTTCCGAACACCACTCCGCAGATGAACGAGTCATCGACTTCTTACATGAAATCTATCATGAAGCAAATAAAGCTACTTGCTGA
- a CDS encoding APC family permease — translation MEDYKKNSITLIGAIGLGTGVMISAGIFALLGQVAELAGVWFPLIFIVGGIVTGFSAYSYVKMSNEYPSAGGIGMFLVKAYGKGTITASAAMMMAISMVINQSLVARTFGTYTLQIFDGNQPDFLVPLLGVGLLAIAFLINISGNSFIQTFTSIVSLLKIVGLMIFAIGGLWVAGFSFTPAEGGGNAPDASIASIIAAVALTILSFKGFTTITNSGSEIVEPKKNVGRAIVFSILISLVVYLILAWAVSTNLPLSQIIEAKNYSLAEAARPAFGDYGVWFTVAIAIIATISGIIASVFAVSRMLAMLTDMKLIPHSHFGMPGSIQKHTLVYTIVLAMVLTVVFDLSRIASVGAILYLVMDMIIHWGVFKKLRGKVKANKGIVLTALLLDAVVLGAFLWVKAINDLLIVGVSIVFIIAIFAGEHFFLKKAANEEE, via the coding sequence ATGGAAGATTACAAAAAGAATAGTATCACGTTAATTGGAGCAATCGGCTTAGGTACAGGAGTTATGATCAGTGCAGGTATCTTTGCGTTGCTTGGACAAGTTGCCGAACTTGCGGGAGTTTGGTTTCCGCTTATTTTTATTGTTGGTGGAATTGTTACAGGATTCAGCGCTTATTCGTATGTGAAAATGAGTAACGAATATCCTTCTGCAGGCGGCATCGGAATGTTCCTCGTAAAAGCATATGGGAAAGGGACGATTACCGCATCAGCGGCGATGATGATGGCGATTTCGATGGTCATCAATCAGAGTCTTGTTGCTCGTACATTCGGCACATATACGTTGCAAATTTTTGATGGAAATCAACCTGACTTTTTAGTTCCATTGCTAGGTGTTGGATTACTGGCGATTGCTTTCTTAATAAACATTTCCGGGAACAGCTTCATCCAGACCTTTACATCCATCGTCTCCCTCTTAAAAATTGTCGGATTAATGATTTTTGCGATCGGTGGTTTATGGGTCGCTGGATTTTCCTTTACTCCAGCTGAAGGAGGCGGAAATGCCCCTGATGCCTCAATTGCAAGTATCATAGCTGCGGTTGCTTTGACAATCTTGTCCTTTAAAGGTTTCACGACGATTACCAACAGTGGTTCTGAAATCGTCGAACCAAAGAAAAACGTGGGTCGTGCTATCGTATTTTCGATTTTGATCAGTCTAGTCGTTTACTTGATTCTTGCATGGGCTGTTTCCACGAACCTTCCTTTGAGCCAAATTATTGAAGCGAAGAACTATTCTTTAGCGGAAGCAGCAAGGCCTGCTTTTGGAGACTATGGTGTATGGTTCACGGTAGCAATCGCGATTATTGCAACGATTAGCGGGATCATAGCAAGTGTGTTTGCCGTTTCACGTATGCTTGCGATGCTGACAGATATGAAGCTCATTCCCCACAGTCATTTCGGCATGCCGGGATCGATTCAAAAGCACACGCTAGTATATACGATCGTGTTGGCTATGGTATTGACGGTAGTGTTTGACTTGAGTCGAATCGCCTCGGTCGGAGCCATCCTATACCTCGTCATGGACATGATCATCCATTGGGGAGTATTCAAGAAATTGCGTGGAAAGGTGAAGGCGAATAAAGGCATCGTCTTGACGGCCTTACTTTTGGATGCCGTAGTATTAGGAGCCTTCTTATGGGTAAAGGCCATAAACGACCTGCTTATTGTCGGCGTTTCGATTGTATTCATTATTGCCATCTTTGCTGGAGAACACTTTTTCCTTAAAAAAGCTGCAAATGAAGAAGAGTGA
- a CDS encoding DUF4440 domain-containing protein gives MTNEALKAVEKYRFVLNKGKVEEINQWISDDFIGYFGYYNNRDYEVYNCESYRKSNVETLRSYKDKQPHWAYNDLNHNLRSETEIILSSIIDFYLSGKKVASALAIEIFKNENDGWKLYRQHMERYSKQ, from the coding sequence ATGACAAATGAAGCTCTTAAAGCGGTTGAAAAATATCGGTTTGTTCTAAACAAAGGTAAGGTGGAAGAAATAAATCAGTGGATATCGGATGATTTCATAGGATATTTTGGTTATTACAACAATAGAGATTACGAGGTTTATAATTGTGAATCGTATAGGAAATCGAATGTTGAAACCCTTCGTTCATATAAAGACAAACAACCACATTGGGCGTATAATGATTTGAATCATAATCTACGATCAGAAACAGAAATTATCCTTTCATCTATTATTGATTTTTATTTATCAGGAAAGAAAGTAGCAAGTGCGTTGGCAATTGAAATATTTAAAAATGAAAACGATGGATGGAAATTATATCGACAACATATGGAGCGATATTCAAAACAATAA